In the genome of Megachile rotundata isolate GNS110a chromosome 16, iyMegRotu1, whole genome shotgun sequence, the window gccatctagcggcggtaCGCGGAACCTTCATTAAATGTCGTTCACATTAGGCTATTTTGACCGGTACTTGCCTAATCTGAACGTCCCCTTATGCAGGGTCGCCgcggcgccatctagcggcggtaCGCAGAACTACAATAGGAACCTCTAGTTCGGCCGGTTGTTGATAGATGGCGCTGTTGTCGCCATTTTTGGCGGTTTTTTTAAAGGATTTTTCCTGTTTTCTTGATGTATTTATAAGCGtgtcattttcaataattcctaTACTCTGTTGTGATCATCGGAATCATCGGTCAAGATGATGTACAGTATGCAAATAAGCTATCATACACAATCCATCACCTCTAGTCTTCCCTCTATTCGTGTGTTTTCCTATATTGTATATGATGAATGTAATGGAAAACGAGTATAGTGGGGTAGCAACAACGGTGGAAAACGAATGCTCTTCTCATGACACGATACGTCATTGCGAATTTGATAATAGACAGGTATTAATTATGTATACGCGTTTGCTTCGTGAAAGGCCGACAGAGTTCGGTAGTGCAGTATGAAACGAACACGAACGAGAGTAGAACGATACGttgcaaattttttcaattattgactacgcaattatttaaaaattgataaaactcTTAAGATACTGATTTATCGAGCCCACTTTTAATAACGAAGGCTTATTTACCTTGGGGGCTAGCCCGCTGGGCGCTTTTAGCCCCGAAACGTAAAGAGATGTCGATTCGGGCGGCAGTCTACCGTTTTGTGCAAAATGGTCGGGCTCTATTGCACTCCATCAGAAATACCGAGTGTTTCTACTCTAATTACCATCCAAGGAATTATCACGACAAAATACACGTTGTGCAAGTAGGTGAGTCACAACAACGAATTATTCCTTGTACATCTTATGATGTCATAGAACCTTGACAAGAAGCAGTTGTTGAAAAAGTTAAAAGCCTTCAACAATACGAGGGAATTAACCTTCGTCGAACGAACATGACTTCATGTGTTTTTATAATCAACCTCATCGAAGTTGTCTTAAATATAAAGATACCTGAAGTATCTCggcatttctcaaatttactgTTTTCGTATAATGTATATAGATAGATGGATAAGGTTACTTAACTATCGTGTGTCACGTTCAATACGAGCAATACTTGGATATGATATAATATTTCCGCATTTCGATAAAATCTTATTAATCGTGACATTGTTACAGGCAAGTCCCAGGGCTATTTGCCCCAGGGTAATAACAATGTGTCCAGTACTGGGAAACACCTCGGTTATTTGGGAACTCATGCTCGACGGATTTTTGTTGATAATATCCTAAAAAGAGTTACCAATAGCTTAGCAGCTGACTTACGCAGACGTGCAGCCAGCAGATTAGCCTTTGGTGATTCAGCTCCTTTCTTTGCATTGGTTGGTGTATCATTGGCATCTGGTACTGGAATATTAACAAAGGATGATGAATTAGAAGGAGTATGCTGGGAAATTCGAGTAAgtaaatttcttataaaattcgcagaattttttaattaatgttcgtgggagaaacaaaatattaatgtatttgTAGGAGGCTATATCAAAACTGCAATGGAATACTCCACAAAACGATAAAAACTATGAAGCTATCAAAGACGAAGAAAAGATAATCAGTTTAAAAGATTTTGTAATTGGTCCCGCTATTGCAAAAGGATGCTCTGCTGTTGTCTATgcgacaaagttaaaaaattctgagCGCAATGAAAATAAAGATGAAATACATGTCGATGATAGGACCAAGGACATAACTGTTTTTCCATTGGCATTAAAAATGATGTTTAATTACGATACAGAATCTAATGCATTATCTATTCTAAGATCCATGTATCGGGAAACTGTACCTGCTAGAAAACATTTAAAGAATAAAGAATTGGCTGAATGGGAGCTGAAAATGACAGAAAGAAAATCTAAATTACCATCGCATCCAAACATTGTAGCAATGTATTGTGTTTTTACCGATAGAGTACCTGCTTTACCTGGTTCATGGGGAATGTATCCTGATGCTTTACCTGCTCGTATTAACCCTGAAGGATCTGGAAGGAATATGAGCTTGTTTCTGTTAATGAAAAGGTAATTACGCCGAGAAATAATTGTTTGATAAACATTATTGAGAGCATGATTGTTTCCTTTTTATGTTGTTATAGATATGACATTACGTTAAAACAATACTTAGCTGATCGTACCATAAGTACGAGGGAATCGATACTACTGTTAGCACAGCTGCTTGAGGGTGTGGCTCATCTAAATGCGCATGGTATTGCACATCGGTACGTCAACATCTTTTATTCaaatagaatatatatatacgataATATGTATTGGATGTCAAATAGTATCGTGTTTCatatatctatatgtatatatattattcttcttttttGAAAAATCAGAGATCTGAAGAGCGACAATATTTTACTAGACTTGTCAGAAGAAACTGATAATTGTCCATCTTTGGTAATTACCGATTTTGGATGTTGTTTGGCTGACAAAAGTTATGGATTATACCTACCATACAACACTCACGATGTTGATAAAGGAGGCAATGCTGCATTAATGGCACCGGAAGTAATAACAGCGGAACCTGGTCCATTTACTAGCATTAATTATACCAAAGCCGATCTTTGGACAGTAGGAACTATAGCATATGAAATATTTGGTTTGAAAAATCCATTTCACGGCGCTGATTCGAAGGAAGAGACATCTCTAAAGAATCATAGTTACAAAGAGAAAGATCTTCCACCTTTACCAAACCATGTACCAACAGTAATTTCTGCGTTAATCAAAAATTTATTGTCTAGGAATTTATATAAGGTATTGTGACATGCGGTTAAACATATTTTCCGTAAGCTATTTTATATTCTACGTGGAATGGTTATAATTTCAGAGACTTGACACAGAAACAGCAGCAACAGTGATGCAGTTACATTTATGGGCACCAAGTATTTGGTTTAGAGGCGAAGGAAAGTTACCGTCGAGTAACGAGGTATGAGCATTTTTTCGCATATCTTTATAAAACTTATAATTATGTGTACTATACATcattttattacacatttttaatAGGTGATGCAATGGCTACTGTGTTTAACTACAAAAGTACTTTGTGAAGAACGTAATATGATGCTGCCTGAAGTATTATGCAACGAAAATATTGAACAGATCGATCACAACTGTTATCAAAGATCACTTTCAACAAGATCTTGCGGAAGACGTACTATGCCGGAATATCAATTGATAGCGAATTTTCTTGGTAGAGTTACGCTTGGTAATATTAGAAATGCCTTAAAATGGATCCAACAAAACGTATAAGGCGTGTTCTTAGAAAGAAGATTTTAACAACAAGAAGAAAGTATTTATCGTCCGCATATTGAGGAAGGGATTGTTGTGTGTTATTTTTCAACACAAAGtgtagattttttaaaaatatttttgtatacttgATTTTACCGTATAT includes:
- the Pink1 gene encoding PTEN-induced putative kinase 1 — encoded protein: MSIRAAVYRFVQNGRALLHSIRNTECFYSNYHPRNYHDKIHVVQVGKSQGYLPQGNNNVSSTGKHLGYLGTHARRIFVDNILKRVTNSLAADLRRRAASRLAFGDSAPFFALVGVSLASGTGILTKDDELEGVCWEIREAISKLQWNTPQNDKNYEAIKDEEKIISLKDFVIGPAIAKGCSAVVYATKLKNSERNENKDEIHVDDRTKDITVFPLALKMMFNYDTESNALSILRSMYRETVPARKHLKNKELAEWELKMTERKSKLPSHPNIVAMYCVFTDRVPALPGSWGMYPDALPARINPEGSGRNMSLFLLMKRYDITLKQYLADRTISTRESILLLAQLLEGVAHLNAHGIAHRDLKSDNILLDLSEETDNCPSLVITDFGCCLADKSYGLYLPYNTHDVDKGGNAALMAPEVITAEPGPFTSINYTKADLWTVGTIAYEIFGLKNPFHGADSKEETSLKNHSYKEKDLPPLPNHVPTVISALIKNLLSRNLYKRLDTETAATVMQLHLWAPSIWFRGEGKLPSSNEVMQWLLCLTTKVLCEERNMMLPEVLCNENIEQIDHNCYQRSLSTRSCGRRTMPEYQLIANFLGRVTLGNIRNALKWIQQNV